The genomic DNA CATGCCGACCAGCGCGCCGAAGATCGGGATGAGCGGCAGCGTGACCAGTACGATCACCGCGCTGGTCAGGTCGGCGGCCAGCAGCCGGACGAGCACGGCGATCGGCACGACCCCCGCGACCGCGACCGCCGGCAGATATCCCGACAGGTAGGGGTCGAGGGCGTCCAGACCCCGGCCGGTCAGCGTCACCAGCTCCCCGGAACGGTGGGAGGCCAGCCGGGTCGGGCCCAGCTCCTGAAGCCGGGACAGCAGCCGGTGGCGGAGCGCCGACTTCACACCGGTGGTCGTACGGCCCGCGGCGAGGCCCTGCACCAGGCCCAGCGCCGCCCGGACGGCGACGACCAGCGCCAGCAGGAGCAGCGCCGAGGTCGTGAACCGCCCGGACAGCACCCCGGCCAGCACCTCCGCCTGGACCAGCACGAGCAGCCCGGCGAGGACCGCCGCCGCCAGGCAGAGGGCCAGGTGGCGGCGGACGGCCCGTTCGCTCCGGGCAAGCCGTAGAAGATCTTTGTGCATGCGAACCTTTGAAGATCTCAGAAGAACGACGGGATCCGGTCGGCCGCACGCCGGGGACCGAACGTGCGCCATACCCATACTTGCGCCCCCACCATGAGCGGTGCGCACGGCAGGACCATGACACTCAACACACTCAGCGTCCCGGCGGGGGCGATGTGTTCCAGCAGCCACGGAACGAGCACGGCGAGCAGCACCGCGACGGGTGCGGCGGCGGCGCAGGCCGAGACCAGCAGAGCGGTCCCGGTCCGGCTCGCACCGGTCACCTGTCCGGGCAACCGCCAGGAGACGAAGGTCCAGCCGTGGAAGGCGAACGCCGCGGCCATTACCAGGCCGCCGCCGATGCCGGGCAGGCTGATCGGCGACCCGGACAGGCCGCCGGCCATCGCCACCAGCGCCATGCCCCAGCTCAGCGCCAGGCCGCAGGAGCCGGCGCAGATCGCCCAGTCCCAGCCCGTCCGCCAGGCACGGCCGTCGAGCCGGCGGCGGAACCACAGCCCCGCGTCACGCAGGATCCACGAGACCAGCAGGGAGACCACCAGCGGGTAGAGGCCGAACAGCGCCTTCCCCTCGATCGAGGGGAAGGCGCCGAACAGCACACCCGCCACGGCCACCAGCCAGACCTCGTTGGCCAGGACGAACGGCGCCATGGCGGCGACGACGCGGTCGCGGCCCCCCTGGGTCCTGCCGAGCACGGGCAGCAGCATGCCCAGGCCGATGTCGAAGCCCTCCAGGGCGAAGTAGCCGATCAGCAGCAGGGCGAACACGCCCGTCCAGAGGATGTCCACGGTCTTCTCCCTAGAAGCTGAGCGCGTGCGCGCGCTCGGCGGAGCCGGTGGGGCCGTCGTCCGCGCCGAGCGTGGCGGAGCCGGGCCCGCGACGGACGGTTCGGGCGATCAGGAGGTAGTCGACGATCGCGAGCAGGCCGAGGACCCCGGCGAAGGCGGCGAACGAGAAGGTGACCATTTCCGTGGTGAGGCCGGGGGACATGGCGTCGGCGACGGTCAGCCTGCCGTTGATCAGCCACGGCTGCCGGCCGACCTCACGGGCCAGCCAGCCGCAGATCGCGGCCAGGAAGGGCAGCGGGGTCATGGCCAGGAGGATCGGGTGGCTCCAGCGCCAGCGCGGCAGCCAGTACACGGTGGGCAGCAGGACGAACAGGATGAGGAACAGCAGCAACTCGCCGATCGTGACCATGGCGCCGAGCCCGGCCCCGGCCAGCGGCTCGTCGAACTTGTCCGGCTGGAACCGGCCGGCCGGGCCGAACTGGGCGTAGCCGAAGCCGACCGTGACCAACGAGCCGACGGCCGCGGTGACCACCCCCAGGCGGAGCGAACGGGCGAAGAACTCCCGCTCGGCGGTCCGCCGGAACAGCTGGTACGCGCTGGCCCCCATCACCACGAAACCGCCGGTCCACAGGCCCGCGCCGAGCACGTGGGGGAGCGACATGGTCAGCATGGGGTTGGTGACCAGCGCGCCGAAGTCGGTGAGGACCAGGTGGTCGCCCCGCACCACGGCTCCCGCCGGGTTCTGCAGGAACGAGTTGGCCACCATGATCCAGAAAGCGGAGGCGTAGGCGGTCAGGGTCACCAGCCAGATGCACGCCAGATGGAGCCATCCGGGCAGCCGGTGCCAGCCGAAGATCCACAATCCCAGGAAGGTGGACTCCAGGAAGAAGGCCCCGAGCGTCTCGATCGCCAGCGGCGCGCCGAAGATGTCCCCGGCGTAGTGCGACAGGCCGCTCCAGCTCAGGCCGAACTGGAACTCCATCACCAGCCCGGTGACGATGCCCAGCGCGTAGTTGATCACATAGATCTGGCCCCAGAAGCGGGTCATCCGCTCATGAACCGGTCTGCCGGTCAGGACGGAGCGGGTGTGCATGATCGCGACGAGGGGGGCCAGGCCCAGGGTCAGCACGACGAACAGGAAGTGAAGACTCCCCGTCACCGCGAACTGCGTCCGAGCCAGGTCGAGCACGTCCATGGTGTCACCTCCAATGTCATATTCATCTACATGTAGGCACTCTACATGTAGATGAAGTATGTGTAGAGTGACTGTGCAAAGGGAGGTGGCACCGTGAAGGAACGGAGTGGACAGGCCGGCGGCGCGGTCCCCGTACGTCCGGCGCGGGAGGCGCGGTGAGCACCGGCGCCCCCCGCGATCACGTGGACCACCTGCTGCTCTCCGTGCTGGAGCACGGCCCCCTGCACGGCTACGCGATCGTCGAAGCGCTCCGGGCGCGCAGCGCGGGCACGCCGGCCGTGGCGACCGGCACGCTCTATCCGGCGCTGCGCCGGCTGGAGCAGGCGGGCTACCTGACCGGCGAGTGGGCCGCGGTGGGCGGCGGGCTCAGCCGACGCACCTACCGGCTGACCTTCTCGGGCCGCGCGGCTCTGGCCGGTGGGCGGTCCGCCCGGGGGAGGCCGGCCGGTGCGATCGGCGGCACACGGAAACCGTGCCCCGGGTGACCGCCGGGCGCGCAGCGCGGTTCCCACAGCGGCGACAGACCGCAAGCACCCTGCAGGGTGCAGGCCACACGCGCGTGGTGACCCTCGCGGGCGCGCCGGGCGTCAGGCCGTGACGGGCTCACGCCGGGTGATGCTCAGGCACCGGGTCGCCTCGTACAGCTGCGCGAGCATGAAGCCGTAGCTGACCAGCGACACGCCGACGCCCAGCGGGTAGCCGGAGAAGCCGGTCGGGCCGTGCGAGCCGTACACCAGAGCCGCGCACAGGACGACCATGACCGGGAACATGGACCAGACGAACACGGCCAGTCCCCGGGTGACCAGCCGGGGCCGCTGGATCCTGCGCAGCCCCCGGCCCAGCGTGAACAGGGCGATCCCGCCGAGCGCCCCGGTGAACATCTGGAGGATGTCCACGCTCCGGGCGACCGGCACGAACCAGCCGGGCTTGGTCGCGTAGTCCACCGGGTCGGTGTGGAAGACCTGCCAGATCACGCTCCACATGAGCGCGGTGAGCGGCACACTGACGAAGAGCAGGGCGGCCAGCCTGCGGCCCGCCGAGATCGACAGCTCCTCTTGGTAACCGGGCGCGATCTCGCTGATCGGACCGAACTCCGCCACCGCGATCCGCTCGGCCTCGGCCCGCTCCAGCCCCTCGCCCTCCAGCGCCTCGGCGGTGTCGACCAGACTGTCGCGCGCCTCGGTGACCAGGTCGAGCTTCGGTCCCCTCGGACCCCTGAGAGCACGGCTGAGCTCTGTCACGTAGTCGTCGATGATTCCGGCGCTCGCCATGGTCTCTCCAGTCGCGGGGGGCCTCCCCAAGGTATCCGCCCTCCATCCTGGTCACCTATCCGGGACGGCGCATCAGGGACCTCCCTGAGAGGTCCCCCGATGTCAGGCCCGCGTCCGGCCGGCGACCGCGAAGATCAGTGATGCGACAGGTGGACCGGAGGCGGGGGCTCCGGTGAGACGGCCGGGCGCCGGGCGGCATGGGAGGTGGAGCTCATCAGGAGGGTGGCCGCCATGACGGCCGCCGCCAGGACGGACCATCCCAGGGCGCGGCCCATGCGCAGGCCGTACCCGCAGAGGATCCAGGAGAGCGACAGCAGCCAGCGGCCGGCTGTCCGGCTGGTGAGGCGGCGCATCTCCATCGCCCCGAAGGCGAAGTCGGCGGCGGTGGTCCTGTCGTCCACACCGGTGCCGAGCCGGGAGTAGAGAACGGCGAGGCGGTGGGCGGTCGGCGGGTCGATCTCGGGTCCCGACCACCCGCGCCAGGCGTGCTCGTCGGCGAGGGTGCGTCTCGGGGTCCACCAGCGCAGCGGCGGCCAGCGCAGCTCGAACCGCACGCCGCGCGGGGTGGTCGCGAACGTGCAGCCGGCCAGCCGGAGCCGTTCGGGGTGAAGGACCCCGGTGAAGCCGCAGGTGCTGAGATCCACGCGGCTCAAGGTCAGCGCCTCGGAGTCCACTCCGCGCAGTGAGGTCACCCGCGCCGAGCCCCGCCCGTCGACCGTGGCGGAGCCGCGCAGCGTCGCGCCTTCGAGGTCGGCGTCCGCGCCGTCCAGGCGTACGGCCAGCGGGCCGATCACGGTCAGCCGCCGCAGGTCCACCGCGCAGCCGCGGGCCGTCACGTCGAAGCCGTTGCCCGCCCACGCCCCGGCGAGGCCCAGCCGGCGGCCGACCCTGGCCGGAGCCATCGAACAGCCCGCCCAGAACCGTGCCGCCTCGAACCCGGCCAGCCCGTCGAACTCGGCCCTGCGGAACGACGACGCCCGCCCGAACCGGCACCCCCGGAAGGTGGCGTCACCGCTGAACAGGGTGCCGTCGAAGGTGGCGAACCCCTGGAACTCCGCGTTCTCGAAGGAGGCGGTCCGCTCGAACCGGGCCGAGCCGAACAGCGCGTCCCGGCCGGCGCACACCCGGTCGAAGGCGGCGTGCCCGGCGACGCTCACGCCGTGCAGGGACAGTTCCCTGGAGAACCTGACCTCCCTGAAGGAGACGTTTCCCGCGAAACGCGCGTCGAGGAACGAGGCGAGACGGTGGAAGCGCGCCCGGTCGAAGGAGACGTCCCCGTCGAACACGACGCCGCCGAACCGGACCTCACCGGGGAAGACCGCCCGATCGAACCGGGCCCGGCCCAGCCGGCGGTGCGTGGCGGCCAGGATCCGCTCCAGCAGGTGCTCGCCGACGACGGTGCCCCGCAGGTCGACCGCGGAGCCGGGGGACAGGCCCCCGGCGACCTCGTCGAGCTCGGCCTCGTCGAGATGGGCCAGGCAGCGCCCGTAGGGTCGCCATGCCGATCCGGCACACTGCGGGGAGGTGGCGCAGGTCGTCCAGCCCACGTCGAAAGTCGTCATGCCCGAGTGATACCCAAAGTCGGCGACCAGCCGAGATCTAGGTCAAGGCAAGCCATAACCGGCCCCCCTCCATCGACATTAAGTGTCAATCTTTTCTCATTTCACTCCCTATCCACTTATAGGTACATGTCCGATGGTTCATTGGCCTCTACGCTCCCGACCATGCGTGCTTTACCAAGGGCGTTCGCCGCCCTCGTGGCCGTCGGCGTCACCGCCGCCGGAATCACAGCCCTCACCTCGGCCCCCGCCCTGGCGGAGCCGGGCACCGTCGTCATCAGCCAGGTCTACGGTGGTGGCGGCAACAGCGGAGCACCGCTCACCAACGACTTCGTCGAGCTGTTCAACCGCGGTTCCGTGCCCGCCGTACTGGACGGCTGGTCCGTCCAGTACGCCAGCGCCGCCGGCACCGGAAACTTCGGCGCCAACCCGGTCGTGCCGCTGACCGGGACGCTGGCACCCGGCCAGTACCACCTGGTCCAGCTCGCCGGCGGAACCAACGGCAGCCCGCTGCCCGCGCCGGACTCCACCGGCGCGACCAACCTGAGCGGCACCGCGGGCAAGGTCGTGCTGGCCCGCTCGGCGGAAGGGCTGGCCTGCAACGGAGGTTCCACCCCCTGTACGGCCGAGCAGACGGCGCTGATCGCGGATCTCGTCGGATACGGCACCGCGAACTATTTCGAGGGAACCGCGGCCCCGGCACTCTCCGGCACCGTGGCCGGGCTGCGCAAGGACCACGGCTGCGCCGACACCGACGTCAACGGCACGGACGTGGAGACGGCGGCCCCCGCACCGCGCAACCGGGCCACCGCCCCGGCGCCCTGCGGTGACGTCGAGCCCACCCCCACCCCGAGCCCCACGCCCACACCCACACCGACCGTGGAACCCACACCCACACCCACACCTACGCCGACTCCGACGGGTGACCCGTGCGAGACCCCGGTCACCCATCAGATCGCCCAGGTGCAGGGCAGCGGTGACATCAGCCCGCTGGCCGGTCGGACCGTCCGGGTCGAGGGCGTCGTGACCGCGGACTTCCAGGAGACGGACCAGCTCAGCGGGTTCTTCCTGCAGGACCCGACCCCGGATGCCGACCCCGCCACGTCCGAGGGCCTGTTCGCCTTCGCGCGCAGCTCGTCCAAGGACGTCAAGGTCGGCGACCGGGTGCTGGTCACCGGCAGGGCCGTGGAGTACAACGGCTGGACCGAGCTGTCGCCGGTCACCGCCGTGGACGTCTGCGGCACCGGCACCATCGCACCGGCGCGGCAGAGCCTGCCCCGTCCCGACGGGGTGACCTTCGAGCCGGTCGAGAGCATGCTCGTCACCTTCCCCGAGCCGCTCACCGTCAGCGACCACTACAACCTGGGCCGGTACGGCGAGGTCACCGTCTCCTCCGAGGGCCGCGTGTTCCAGCCGACCGACCGGCCGGGCGTGGACGCCGGCCGGGACGCGCGCCGCACCCTGCTCGTGGACGACGGTTCCAGCAGGGAGAACCCCCCGGTCATCCCCTACACCGACCCCCGCACCGTCCGGCTGGGCGACACCACGCTCGGTGCCACCGGCGTGCTCGGGTACGGCTTCGGCGTGTACCGCCTCCAGCCGACCAAACCGATCACCTTCCTCCGGACCAACCCCCGTCTGCCCGCCCCGTTCCCGGTGCTCGGCAACGTCAAGGTGGCCAGCTTCAACACCCTCAACTGGTTCACCACCCTGGGCTCGCGCGGCGCGAACACCCCCGAGGAGCAGCGGCGGCAGCTCACCAAGCTGGTCGCCGCGCTGAAGGGCATGAACGCCGACGCGGTCGGCCTGATGGAGGTGCAGAACAACGGCCAGACCGCCGTCCAGGCCCTGGTCGACGCGCTCAACGCCGAGATGGGAGCGGGCACCTACGCGGCACTGCGCCACCCCTACCCCGGCACGGACCTGATCCACGTGGCGATGATCTACAAGCCGGCCCGGCTCCAGCTCGTCGGCGCGGCCCAGTCCTCCACCGACCCGGTCTTCCGGCGGCCGCCGCTGCTCCAGACCTTCCGCCGGGTCCAGGGCGGGCAGCCGTTCACGATGATCGTCAACCACTTCAAGTCGAAGGGCTGCGACGAGGCCGCCACCGGCCCCGACGCCGACCGGGGCGACGGCCAGGGCTGCTACAACGGCGAACGGGTCCGTCAGGCGGAGACGACGCTCGATCTGATCGACAGCCTGAAGCCGCCCAACCCCCTGGTGCTGGGCGACCTCAACGCCTACGGCGAGGAGGACCCGGTCGGCACACTGCAGACCGGCGGGCTGACCAGCCTCACCAAGAGGTTCGTCCCCGCGCCGCTGCGCTACAGCTACCTCTTCGACGGCCGGATCGGTGAGCTGGACCACGCCCTGGCGGGCAAGGACCTGCTCAAGCGGGTGACGAGCACGACGATCTGGCACATCAACGCGGACGAGAGCCGGACCGGCGACTACAACCTGGAGTACAACCCGCCGGGCCTCTACCGGCCGGACGCGTTCCGCTCCTCCGACCACGACCCCGTGGTCATCGGGCTGACCCTGCCGGGAGGCAGGGGCTGATCTCGGAGTCCTCTCCCCGGGGGCCGGCGACGCTGAGCGTCCCGGCCTCCCGGCTTCTCCGGTCCGTTCCCCGGCGGTCCTCGCGTCCGTGCGGGTGCACACCCTGTTGCGGCGAGCGGCGCGAGGTTCCGGACGCCGGGCCGGGCGGTACCTCGACCTTCACCACTGGTGTTTATGGGTTTCGTATAGGGCGCTATGGTTTCGGACGTTCTATAACTCCTGGTGTGGGTGGGGCGCGAGTGACTTCGGGGCCGGTCGGTGGGCAGTACCCACCACAATCTCAGTGGCAGCAACCACAACAGCCCCCGTGGCAGCAGCCCGCCCCGCCGTGGAACCAGCAGCCGCCCCACCAGTCGCAGCCGCCGTGGAACCAGCAGCCTTACCAGCCGCAGCACCAGCCGCCGTGGCACCAGCCCGCACCTCCACCCCCGACGCCGCCTCCGCCGCGCCGCAAGACCTGGCTCTGGATCACACTCTCCGTCCTGGCCGTGCTGCTGACCGTGGGCACCGGGGTCGTGGTGGGACTGGTGATGAACTCCACGAAGCGCTACGACCCGTTCACGGAGGAGACGGCTTCCGCCGACCCGAACTCCGTGACGGTGACCAAGAAGGATCTGGAGGGGTTCCTGCAGGGGCACACCGAGGCGCTGAACGGCGGCGACCTCAAGGCGTACACCAAGATCTTCGACCAGAAGAACACGGCGCTCCTCCAGCAGCAGACCAGGCTTTTCAACAACCTGCGCAAGCTGCCGCTCACCCAGATGTCCTACCAGACGCTGGAGCAGCAGGGACGCACGCAGGACAGCTTCGGCAGAGGCGTGACGTTCACCCTCGACGTCGCCTTCGTGCACCGGTTCGAGGGGATCGACCTGCACCCCGTCGCGGAGTGGTACCGCTGGACCGTCTCCAAGCCGGCCGCCGGCGCCCCGCTCGTGGTCACCAAGGTGGGCGGTGCCCCCGCGCCGCTGGGCGAGTCCAAGACCGTCTACTACCCCGGGCCGTGGGACATCTGGCCGGACATCTCCGTCGTCAAAACCGCTCGCACCGTCGTGCTGGCCCACCCGTCGCTGGCCGCCCAGACGCGGCGGGTCGCGCCGATCGCCGAGCAGGCGGCGGCGAACGACCTGGCGTTCCTGGCGAAGAACGGCGAGCGGGGCTCAGCGGTGCCCAAGGGTTTCGTGGTGGCGCTGGTCAGGGGTTCGAGCCAGCTCGGCAACCTGTTCCGGAAGGAGAAGGCCACCGAGGCCGGGGTCTCCATCCCCATGCCCACCTGGCGGATGGCCGACGACGGGGTGCAGATCGGCGGCAGCCGGGTCGTGATGGACACCGCCTCAACGTTCTTCACGACCGCCGGGGGCACCGCTGAGATCTTCCGGCACGAGTTCGCGCACTCGGCGGTGACCAGTCTCGACAGCGGCAGATCCGGCCTCCTCGGACTCGACAACTGGATCGTCGAGGGGTTCGCCGAGTACGTCGCCAACCGTGGCGATCCCATCACCGCCGACGTCCGCTACGACGAGGGCCGCGCCTACCTCGCCGGGCGACTACCCCAGCGGTTCGACGGGCGGCTCCCCGACAACTTCGCCTGGGATACGACGGGCATGACCAGCGTCAACTACCTGATGGGCCACCTGGCGATGCGGCTGATCGAGGAGAGGTACGGCGAACGCAAGCTCGTCGCGTTCGTCACCGCCCACTACCGGGGTGACAAGAGCGGCGCGGCGCTGCAGAAGGTCCTTGGGGTCGGCGAGGCACAGTTCCAGCAGCAATGGGCGGACTACGTCCGCAGTCGGCTCGGCTGATCGGGGAGACACATGAACGACTCACGCGACTTCCCTTCTCAGGGGAGTCCGTATCCGCAGCAGCCCTACCCGGGGACACCGGCGCAGCCGTACCCCGAGCAGCCGGGCGGCGGGTACGGCCCACCGGGGGCACAGCCGTACCCGCAGGGGCAGCCGTATCCGCAACAGCAGTACCCGCCGCAGGGGCAGGGGACTCCGCCGTACGGGCAGTACGGCCCGCCGGGGGCTCCGCCGTACGGGCAGCCGCCGTACCAGCAGGGGTATCCGCCTCCGGGGCAGCCGCAGGGACCTGCCCATCCGCCGCAGGGCCCCGGACCGTACCCGCAGGGCCCGCCCTATCCGCAACAGCAGTACCCGCCACCGGGCCCCGAGGGGCAGCCGTACCCGCCGGGGGCGCAACCCGATCGGCCGCCCGCCGGGAGAAGGACCGGCAGGACCGTGCTCTTCGTGGCACTGGGCCTCGTCGCGCTGCTCGGCATCGGCGTCGGCACCGCCTGGTTCGTCTCCGGCGGGTTCGGGGACGAGTTCGGTGAGGGGGAGTGGCAGGTGCCTTTCACCGCCGCCGGCACCGAGGTCATCGGCACCGACGCCTCGATCGCCTTCGGCACCTGGATGAGTGACGCCGCCGTCATCCGGGTGCAGAAGGACGGTGTGCTCGCCTACGACCTGAAGACGGGCAAGCGGGCCTGGGGCACACCCGCCCCGGGCGAGCAGCTCTGCGGGGCGACCCCCGGCATCGCCGGAGGCAGAGGCGCCTTCGCCTACGGCACCACGAAGATCTGCGACCACCTGGCGGGCATCGACGCCAAGACCGGCAAGGTGCTCTGGAAGGTCAGGATCCCGGCGACGGCGTCGAAGGAGAGCGACAAGAGCCTCGACGCCCCGGGTCTGGTGCTCGCGGGCGACCTGGCGGTGGTGCGGACGTTCAAACGGGTGTCGGCCTACCGGCTCTCCGACGGGAAGAGGATATGGGCGTCGAACACCTCGAAGGTCTGCACGGCCACCGACGTCGCCGCCTCGCCCAAGCAGGTCGTGGTCAATCTGGACTGCTACGAGGGCGGTGACAGCGTCGTCGTGCTCGACGGGCGGACCGGCGCCTACAAAGGGGAGCACAGGATCACCGACGACGACGGGGGACCCGACAGCCTCCTCTCGGCCGATCCGGTGGTGGCCGCCTGGGGCGGCGGCGACAAGACCTTCATCCTCGTGCTCGACGACAGGGGGAAGAAGCTCCGGGAGTTCGACAGCGGGGTGAAGGTCGACCTTCTCCCGCTCAACGGCGCGATCTACATCGACGGCGGTCGCGAGGAGCTCCGCACGGCGGTGCGCGGGAACACCCTCTACCTGACCACCTTCCCGGAGAACGTGAAGGGCGGCGGGATCAGCCGTAACGAGCTCCTGGCCTTCGATCTGACGAGCGGCAGGCAGCTGTGGAAGTCCTCGGGCACCGGTGCCACCATGCTCACCTTCGTCGAGGCCGACGGCAAGGACCTGCTGGTCATGGAGGAGGGCGGCCGGAACGAGCCCGTCCCCATGCTGACCAGGATCGACACCGCCACCGGCCGAGCCGTCCCGGTCACCGAGCTGCCGCAGAAGGCGGGTGGGGAGAGCGGCAACGCCCACGTCCACTACCGGAACGGCACGCTGGTGATCATGCCCTTCGAGATGGTCGCCTCCCGGTACGCCGTCACCGTGGTGCGCACCGGCTGAACATCCGGATCCGGCAGGAACGCCTGCGGTCTCCGTCGTCGTGAGCGGTTCCGGCCGTGGCGGTGGATCACCTTCGAGCTGCGCGGGGGCGGTCCCTCACCACCGGTTCCGGTCGTCGGCAGGATCGCCGTGATCCCGCGCCGGAGCCGGTTCCTCCTCGGCGGAGAACCGCGAACCCGGGTATCCGCGCGACGTGCCGGGCGGGCCGCCGGGACCGCCCGGCGGCAGACCCAGAGCGGCCGAGAGCTGACGCGCCGTCTCGGCGACGATGCCTCCCATCTCCCGCAGGCGGGATTCCCCGGGCGTGCGGGTGACCGAAACGCTGATGGCGCCCGCGATCAGCCCCCGGTGGTCCCGTACCGGCGCCGACACTCCGGCCGCGCTGTCGTCGAGCTCGATCGCGGTCACCGCGTAGCCGTGGGAGCGCACGTGGGCGAGGTCGGCCATCCACCGCTTCTCGTCGCTGACCGCGGAGTCCAGGCCGGTGGGCAAGGCGGCCCGCAGGAGCGTGCCGACCTGCTCCTTGTCCCAGTCCGCGAGCAGCGACCGGCCGGCGGCCGCCATGATCACTGGAACCGAG from Streptosporangium sp. NBC_01756 includes the following:
- a CDS encoding IclR family transcriptional regulator; the encoded protein is MSSVGLRRDMEILEVLAGHGDHRDVDGFGVSWIAQRLDREKSQVSRALRALEVEGMVERDPLTRRYRLGWRLFALAARTQQSRLVQVSAPFLQRLATVFDEDTHLCILRGDMVLTLASMPSSRAYHRVWEGISVPVIMAAAGRSLLADWDKEQVGTLLRAALPTGLDSAVSDEKRWMADLAHVRSHGYAVTAIELDDSAAGVSAPVRDHRGLIAGAISVSVTRTPGESRLREMGGIVAETARQLSAALGLPPGGPGGPPGTSRGYPGSRFSAEEEPAPARDHGDPADDRNRW
- a CDS encoding pentapeptide repeat-containing protein, translated to MTTFDVGWTTCATSPQCAGSAWRPYGRCLAHLDEAELDEVAGGLSPGSAVDLRGTVVGEHLLERILAATHRRLGRARFDRAVFPGEVRFGGVVFDGDVSFDRARFHRLASFLDARFAGNVSFREVRFSRELSLHGVSVAGHAAFDRVCAGRDALFGSARFERTASFENAEFQGFATFDGTLFSGDATFRGCRFGRASSFRRAEFDGLAGFEAARFWAGCSMAPARVGRRLGLAGAWAGNGFDVTARGCAVDLRRLTVIGPLAVRLDGADADLEGATLRGSATVDGRGSARVTSLRGVDSEALTLSRVDLSTCGFTGVLHPERLRLAGCTFATTPRGVRFELRWPPLRWWTPRRTLADEHAWRGWSGPEIDPPTAHRLAVLYSRLGTGVDDRTTAADFAFGAMEMRRLTSRTAGRWLLSLSWILCGYGLRMGRALGWSVLAAAVMAATLLMSSTSHAARRPAVSPEPPPPVHLSHH
- a CDS encoding PadR family transcriptional regulator codes for the protein MSTGAPRDHVDHLLLSVLEHGPLHGYAIVEALRARSAGTPAVATGTLYPALRRLEQAGYLTGEWAAVGGGLSRRTYRLTFSGRAALAGGRSARGRPAGAIGGTRKPCPG
- a CDS encoding ExeM/NucH family extracellular endonuclease; its protein translation is MRALPRAFAALVAVGVTAAGITALTSAPALAEPGTVVISQVYGGGGNSGAPLTNDFVELFNRGSVPAVLDGWSVQYASAAGTGNFGANPVVPLTGTLAPGQYHLVQLAGGTNGSPLPAPDSTGATNLSGTAGKVVLARSAEGLACNGGSTPCTAEQTALIADLVGYGTANYFEGTAAPALSGTVAGLRKDHGCADTDVNGTDVETAAPAPRNRATAPAPCGDVEPTPTPSPTPTPTPTVEPTPTPTPTPTPTGDPCETPVTHQIAQVQGSGDISPLAGRTVRVEGVVTADFQETDQLSGFFLQDPTPDADPATSEGLFAFARSSSKDVKVGDRVLVTGRAVEYNGWTELSPVTAVDVCGTGTIAPARQSLPRPDGVTFEPVESMLVTFPEPLTVSDHYNLGRYGEVTVSSEGRVFQPTDRPGVDAGRDARRTLLVDDGSSRENPPVIPYTDPRTVRLGDTTLGATGVLGYGFGVYRLQPTKPITFLRTNPRLPAPFPVLGNVKVASFNTLNWFTTLGSRGANTPEEQRRQLTKLVAALKGMNADAVGLMEVQNNGQTAVQALVDALNAEMGAGTYAALRHPYPGTDLIHVAMIYKPARLQLVGAAQSSTDPVFRRPPLLQTFRRVQGGQPFTMIVNHFKSKGCDEAATGPDADRGDGQGCYNGERVRQAETTLDLIDSLKPPNPLVLGDLNAYGEEDPVGTLQTGGLTSLTKRFVPAPLRYSYLFDGRIGELDHALAGKDLLKRVTSTTIWHINADESRTGDYNLEYNPPGLYRPDAFRSSDHDPVVIGLTLPGGRG
- a CDS encoding cytochrome d ubiquinol oxidase subunit II, translating into MDILWTGVFALLLIGYFALEGFDIGLGMLLPVLGRTQGGRDRVVAAMAPFVLANEVWLVAVAGVLFGAFPSIEGKALFGLYPLVVSLLVSWILRDAGLWFRRRLDGRAWRTGWDWAICAGSCGLALSWGMALVAMAGGLSGSPISLPGIGGGLVMAAAFAFHGWTFVSWRLPGQVTGASRTGTALLVSACAAAAPVAVLLAVLVPWLLEHIAPAGTLSVLSVMVLPCAPLMVGAQVWVWRTFGPRRAADRIPSFF
- a CDS encoding permease prefix domain 1-containing protein, whose amino-acid sequence is MASAGIIDDYVTELSRALRGPRGPKLDLVTEARDSLVDTAEALEGEGLERAEAERIAVAEFGPISEIAPGYQEELSISAGRRLAALLFVSVPLTALMWSVIWQVFHTDPVDYATKPGWFVPVARSVDILQMFTGALGGIALFTLGRGLRRIQRPRLVTRGLAVFVWSMFPVMVVLCAALVYGSHGPTGFSGYPLGVGVSLVSYGFMLAQLYEATRCLSITRREPVTA
- a CDS encoding outer membrane protein assembly factor BamB family protein, translating into MNDSRDFPSQGSPYPQQPYPGTPAQPYPEQPGGGYGPPGAQPYPQGQPYPQQQYPPQGQGTPPYGQYGPPGAPPYGQPPYQQGYPPPGQPQGPAHPPQGPGPYPQGPPYPQQQYPPPGPEGQPYPPGAQPDRPPAGRRTGRTVLFVALGLVALLGIGVGTAWFVSGGFGDEFGEGEWQVPFTAAGTEVIGTDASIAFGTWMSDAAVIRVQKDGVLAYDLKTGKRAWGTPAPGEQLCGATPGIAGGRGAFAYGTTKICDHLAGIDAKTGKVLWKVRIPATASKESDKSLDAPGLVLAGDLAVVRTFKRVSAYRLSDGKRIWASNTSKVCTATDVAASPKQVVVNLDCYEGGDSVVVLDGRTGAYKGEHRITDDDGGPDSLLSADPVVAAWGGGDKTFILVLDDRGKKLREFDSGVKVDLLPLNGAIYIDGGREELRTAVRGNTLYLTTFPENVKGGGISRNELLAFDLTSGRQLWKSSGTGATMLTFVEADGKDLLVMEEGGRNEPVPMLTRIDTATGRAVPVTELPQKAGGESGNAHVHYRNGTLVIMPFEMVASRYAVTVVRTG
- a CDS encoding cytochrome ubiquinol oxidase subunit I, translating into MDVLDLARTQFAVTGSLHFLFVVLTLGLAPLVAIMHTRSVLTGRPVHERMTRFWGQIYVINYALGIVTGLVMEFQFGLSWSGLSHYAGDIFGAPLAIETLGAFFLESTFLGLWIFGWHRLPGWLHLACIWLVTLTAYASAFWIMVANSFLQNPAGAVVRGDHLVLTDFGALVTNPMLTMSLPHVLGAGLWTGGFVVMGASAYQLFRRTAEREFFARSLRLGVVTAAVGSLVTVGFGYAQFGPAGRFQPDKFDEPLAGAGLGAMVTIGELLLFLILFVLLPTVYWLPRWRWSHPILLAMTPLPFLAAICGWLAREVGRQPWLINGRLTVADAMSPGLTTEMVTFSFAAFAGVLGLLAIVDYLLIARTVRRGPGSATLGADDGPTGSAERAHALSF